The following are encoded in a window of Carassius auratus strain Wakin chromosome 6, ASM336829v1, whole genome shotgun sequence genomic DNA:
- the LOC113094731 gene encoding arginine-glutamic acid dipeptide repeats protein-like isoform X1 produces the protein MDDLFSPRRQLNSTQGEIRVGPSHQAKLPELQPPPAHRTESVTGNEELVWAPGVNDCDLLMYLRAARSMAAFAGMCDGGSTEDGCLAASRDDTTLNALNTLHESQYNAAKALQCLVKKPVPKLIEKCWSEDEVKRFIRGLRQYGKNFFKIRKELLPSKKTGELITFYYYWKKTPEAMASRPHRQQRRQPVSRKVKTRNATAAANATSHTSSMELSSASEDDLDSEDSEQSGKGQACSHCLTTNSKDWHHGGRDNVLLCSSCHSHFSKHRRLPPVPKPADPPYLFKPVREEEEGVRHGMKTRRSRVPPHMSSLRSGRNRPTGSPDRSMSPTLEDVRSNGQSPRASSTAMATRASSSDIKNGVAGKTSKKIKVEASIVKGVKRQRESGAPDADEPERKNMKRPKNQEGPDSPSEGEGEGESSDSRSANDDGSSDTKDIDQDNRSSSPSLASPLQANESDSDSPAPPPAPGPTPKSQPQQPAETPTTHAPSETPPSPQPSLPVSSSEPLPGTFTTTSKAPSIEVSQEVPSPTTFRCGPRGPEPPTSYSNSSSQCPGQGQSFPVPPHYQHNPDQLQNPSSGANQPPGFASRPLHLQKESPLPPLPPTAASQIKPPPTTPIPPSHKQPPHLSAPPPHFLQIHPNLPPPPALKPLASLPSQHLPCSQPPPLHIIPQNHPAQPSVLIQSQSQQVKGHTSGAPPAAESSHPLLPQNSPAAQSTASFPLYASPIPAHQPSTSSSASTPVGQAHIKEEPIDEEEECDSPPPPRRSPSPVPTVVDIPSHASQSARFIKHLNRGYNSCSRTDLYFTPLASSKLAKKREEVVERSRREAELSARQGRERERERERERERERERERERERDSDKASRASSSSHDGRISDHLLAAHVQPGRPSFEPPPPTTVAAVPPYLGPDTPALRTLSEYARPHVMSPNNRNHPFFMPLGPGEHLLAYHMPGLYAADPALRERELRELREREIRERMKPGFEVKPPELENPLHPSANPMEHFARHGALPLPHVAGPHPFAQFHPAMERSIAAPPRPEISYAERLTAERLHAERMASVAAGDPVARLQMLNVTPHHHQHSHIHSHLHLHQQDPLNQGQGPHPLVDPLAAGPPLARFPYPPGAISNPLLSELSHEHEMLRHPLFGAPFPRELPGPLAPMSAAHQLQAMQAQSAELQRLALEQQWLHGHAHLHSAPLPSQEDYYSRLKKEGDKQS, from the exons ATGGACGACCTGTTCAGTCCGCGAAG GCAGCTGAACAGCACACAAGGAGAGATTCGAGTGGGACCAAGTCATCAG GCCAAACTACCTGAATTACAGCCGCCCCCTGCTCATAGAACAGAGTCTGTAACAGGAAATGAGGAGCTGGTGTGGGCACCGGGGGTCAATGACTGTGACCTTCTCATGTACCTACGGGCTGCCAG GAGCATGGCAGCTTTTGCAGGGATGTGTGATGGCGGTTCAACGGAGGATGGTTGTCTTGCAGCTTCCCGGGATGACACCacattaaatgctttaaatacG CTCCATGAAAGCCAGTACAACGCAGCAAAAGCCCTGCAGTGTCTGGTGAAGAAACCAGTTCCAAAACTCATTGAGAAGTGCTGGTCAGAAGATGAAGTG AAACGGTTTATCAGAGGTCTCAGACAGTATGGAAAAAACTTCTTTAAGATCCGTAAGGAGTTACTTCCTAGTAAGAAAACG GGTGAGCTTATCACTTTCTACTACTACTGGAAGAAAACTCCCGAAGCCATGGCGTCACGACCTCATCGGCAGCAGAGAAGGCAGCCGGTGTCTCGCAAAGTGAAAACTCGCAACGCGACAGCTGCAGCCAATGCAACATCTCACACTTCTTCCA TGGAACTTAGTTCTGCAAGTGAAGATGATCTGGACAGTGAGGATAGTGAGCAGAGTGGCAAAGGTCAAGCCTGCAGTCACTGTCTGACCACTA ACTCCAAAGACTGGCATCATGGAGGGAGAGACAACGTCTTGCTGTGCTCTAGTTGCCACTCTCATTTCAGCAAGCATCGGCGCCTGCCACCTGTTCCCAAACCAGCAGATCCACCCTACCTCTTCAAACCTgtcagagaagaggaagagggagtCAGACATGGGATGAAGACCCGACGGAGCCGGGTTCCACCACAT ATGTCATCACTTCGGAGTGGGCGCAACAGACCAACTGGAAGTCCAGACAGGAGCATGTCTCCAACCCTCGAGGATGTGCGATCTAATGGACAGTCCCCCAGAGCCAGTTCCACTGCTATGGCAACCAGGGCTTCCAGCTCTGATATCAAGAATGGAGTGGCTGGGAAGACCAGCAAG AAGATAAAAGTAGAGGCGTCTATTGTAAAGGGCGTGAAAAGACAGAGAGAGTCAGGAGCTCCAGATGCTGATGAGCCTGAAAGGAAAAACATGAAACGACCTAAGAATCAG GAGGGTCCTGATTCTCCATCAGAAGGTGAGGGTGAAGGCGAGAGCTCCGACAGCCGCAGCGCCAATGATGATGGCAGcagtgacactaaagacattgATCAGGACAACCGCAGTTCCTCCCCCAGCCTGGCCAGTCCCCTGCAGGCCAACGAAAGCGACTCGGACTCCCCAGCACCACCCCCTGCACCAGGCCCAACCCCAAAATCCCAGCCGCAACAGCCTGCTGAGACCCCAACAACACATGCCCCATCTGAAACACCACCATCTCCTCAGCCCTCTCTGCCTGTGTCCTCATCCGAACCTTTACCTGGAACTTTTACCACCACCTCGAAGGCACCATCCATAGAGGTTTCCCAGGAGGTTCCATCTCCAACCACTTTCAGATGTGGTCCCAGGGGACCTGAACCCCCCACCTCTTATTCAAACTCCTCGTCTCAGTGTCCAGGGCAGGGGCAGTCATTCCCTGTGCCGCCCCATTATCAGCACAATCCAGATCAGCTGCAGAATCCTTCATCTGGGGCAAATCAGCCACCAGGGTTTGCTTCCAGACCATTGCACCTTCAAAAAGAgagccctcttcctcctcttcccccTACAGCAGCATCCCAAATCAAGCCCCCTCCGACCACTCCAATTCCACCTTCTCACAAGCAGCCCCCTCACCTTTCTGCACCTCCACCCCATTTTCTGCAGATTCACCCTAATCTTCCTCCACCTCCTGCTCTAAAACCGCTTGCTTCCCTGCCCTCACAACACTTGCCTTGTTCCCAGCCTCCTCCATTGCATATAATTCCACAAAATCACCCTGCTCAACCTTCCGTTCTGATTCAGTCGCAGAGCcagcaggtcaaaggtcatacTAGTGGTGCCCCTCCAGCTGCAGAAAGTTCTCACCCATTGCTTCCTCAAAATAGTCCTGCAGCTCAGTCCACTGCTTCATTCCCTCTGTATGCTTCTCCGATCCCTGCCCATCAGCCCTCCACATCCTCCTCAGCAAGCACTCCTGTTGGACAGGCTCATATCAAAGAGGAGCCAAttgatgaggaggaggagtgtGACAGCCCGCCTCCCCCTCGCAGAAGTCCCTCTCCAGTACCGACAGTGGTTGACATACCCAGTCACGCAAGTCAGTCAGCAAG ATTCATCAAACACCTCAACCGAGGTTACAACTCCTGCTCTCGCACAGACCTGTACTTTACCCCATTGGCCTCTTCAAAACTGGCCAAAAAACGAGAGGAAGTTGTTGAAAGATCCAGAAGAGAAGCAGAGCTGAGTGctcgacagggacgagagagagaaagagaaagagagcgtgagagggagagagaaagagagcgggagcgagaaagagagagagactctgaTAAAGCCTCT cgtGCTTCAAGCTCATCCCATGATGGCCGAATAAGTGACCACCTGCTTGCTGCCCATGTGCAACCAGGCCGTCCATCATTCGAGCCTCCTCCCCCCACCACCGTGGCTGCAGTTCCACCATATCTCGGCCCTGACACTCCAGCCCTCCGCACACTCAGCGAGTACGCCCGCCCCCACGTCATGTCGCCCAACAACCGCAACCATCCTTTCTTCATGCCACTTGGGCCGGGTGAGCACCTGCTAGCTTATCACATGCCAGGGCTGTACGCAGCAGACCCAGCCCTTCGAGAGCGAGAGCTTCGTGAACTTCGAGAGAGAGAGATCCGAGAAAGAATGAAGCCCGGATTTGAGGTGAAACCACCGGAGTTGGAGAACCCACTTCATCCATCAGCAAATCCCATGGAGCATTTCGCCCGCCATGGAGCCCTGCCTCTCCCTCATGTGGCTGGACCTCACCCCTTCGCTCAGTTCCACCCAGCCATGGAGCGCAGCATAGCGGCACCCCCTCGGCCGGAAATCAGCTACGCTGAGCGTTTGACAGCTGAACGGCTCCATGCTGAAAGGATGGCCTCTGTTGCTGCTGGTGACCCTGTTGCACGGCTACAGATGCTTAATGTTACACCACACCACCACCAGCACTCACATATACACTCCCATCTTCATCTGCACCAACAGGACCCTCTCAATCAAG GCCAAGGGCCTCATCCTCTGGTGGACCCATTGGCTGCTGGGCCCCCTCTGGCACGATTCCCCTACCCACCTGGTGCCATCTCCAACCCCCTACTCAGTGAGTTATCCCATGAGCATGAAATGCTCCGCCACCCTCTGTTTG GAGCACCATTCCCCAGAGAGTTACCAGGACCCCTGGCTCCTATGTCTGCTGCGCATCAGTTGCAGGCAATGCAGGCACAGTCAGCAGAGCTGCAGAGGCTGGCACTGGAGCAGCAGTGGCTACATGGACATGCACACTTACATAGTGCTCCTCTCCCAAGCCAAGAAGACTACTACAG CCGTCTGAAGAAAGAGGGAGACAAGCAGTCCTGA
- the LOC113094731 gene encoding arginine-glutamic acid dipeptide repeats protein-like isoform X2, giving the protein MDDLFSPRRQLNSTQGEIRVGPSHQAKLPELQPPPAHRTESVTGNEELVWAPGVNDCDLLMYLRAARSMAAFAGMCDGGSTEDGCLAASRDDTTLNALNTLHESQYNAAKALQCLVKKPVPKLIEKCWSEDEVKRFIRGLRQYGKNFFKIRKELLPSKKTGELITFYYYWKKTPEAMASRPHRQQRRQPVSRKVKTRNATAAANATSHTSSMELSSASEDDLDSEDSEQSGKGQACSHCLTTNSKDWHHGGRDNVLLCSSCHSHFSKHRRLPPVPKPADPPYLFKPVREEEEGVRHGMKTRRSRVPPHMSSLRSGRNRPTGSPDRSMSPTLEDVRSNGQSPRASSTAMATRASSSDIKNGVAGKTSKKIKVEASIVKGVKRQRESGAPDADEPERKNMKRPKNQEGPDSPSEGEGEGESSDSRSANDDGSSDTKDIDQDNRSSSPSLASPLQANESDSDSPAPPPAPGPTPKSQPQQPAETPTTHAPSETPPSPQPSLPVSSSEPLPGTFTTTSKAPSIEVSQEVPSPTTFRCGPRGPEPPTSYSNSSSQCPGQGQSFPVPPHYQHNPDQLQNPSSGANQPPGFASRPLHLQKESPLPPLPPTAASQIKPPPTTPIPPSHKQPPHLSAPPPHFLQIHPNLPPPPALKPLASLPSQHLPCSQPPPLHIIPQNHPAQPSVLIQSQSQQVKGHTSGAPPAAESSHPLLPQNSPAAQSTASFPLYASPIPAHQPSTSSSASTPVGQAHIKEEPIDEEEECDSPPPPRRSPSPVPTVVDIPSHASQSARFIKHLNRGYNSCSRTDLYFTPLASSKLAKKREEVVERSRREAELSARQGRERERERERERERERERERERERDSDKASRASSSSHDGRISDHLLAAHVQPGRPSFEPPPPTTVAAVPPYLGPDTPALRTLSEYARPHVMSPNNRNHPFFMPLGPGEHLLAYHMPGLYAADPALRERELRELREREIRERMKPGFEVKPPELENPLHPSANPMEHFARHGALPLPHVAGPHPFAQFHPAMERSIAAPPRPEISYAERLTAERLHAERMASVAAGDPVARLQMLNVTPHHHQHSHIHSHLHLHQQDPLNQGQGPHPLVDPLAAGPPLARFPYPPGAISNPLLSELSHEHEMLRHPLFGAPFPRELPGPLAPMSAAHQLQAMQAQSAELQRLALEQQWLHGHAHLHSAPLPSQEDYYRYRL; this is encoded by the exons ATGGACGACCTGTTCAGTCCGCGAAG GCAGCTGAACAGCACACAAGGAGAGATTCGAGTGGGACCAAGTCATCAG GCCAAACTACCTGAATTACAGCCGCCCCCTGCTCATAGAACAGAGTCTGTAACAGGAAATGAGGAGCTGGTGTGGGCACCGGGGGTCAATGACTGTGACCTTCTCATGTACCTACGGGCTGCCAG GAGCATGGCAGCTTTTGCAGGGATGTGTGATGGCGGTTCAACGGAGGATGGTTGTCTTGCAGCTTCCCGGGATGACACCacattaaatgctttaaatacG CTCCATGAAAGCCAGTACAACGCAGCAAAAGCCCTGCAGTGTCTGGTGAAGAAACCAGTTCCAAAACTCATTGAGAAGTGCTGGTCAGAAGATGAAGTG AAACGGTTTATCAGAGGTCTCAGACAGTATGGAAAAAACTTCTTTAAGATCCGTAAGGAGTTACTTCCTAGTAAGAAAACG GGTGAGCTTATCACTTTCTACTACTACTGGAAGAAAACTCCCGAAGCCATGGCGTCACGACCTCATCGGCAGCAGAGAAGGCAGCCGGTGTCTCGCAAAGTGAAAACTCGCAACGCGACAGCTGCAGCCAATGCAACATCTCACACTTCTTCCA TGGAACTTAGTTCTGCAAGTGAAGATGATCTGGACAGTGAGGATAGTGAGCAGAGTGGCAAAGGTCAAGCCTGCAGTCACTGTCTGACCACTA ACTCCAAAGACTGGCATCATGGAGGGAGAGACAACGTCTTGCTGTGCTCTAGTTGCCACTCTCATTTCAGCAAGCATCGGCGCCTGCCACCTGTTCCCAAACCAGCAGATCCACCCTACCTCTTCAAACCTgtcagagaagaggaagagggagtCAGACATGGGATGAAGACCCGACGGAGCCGGGTTCCACCACAT ATGTCATCACTTCGGAGTGGGCGCAACAGACCAACTGGAAGTCCAGACAGGAGCATGTCTCCAACCCTCGAGGATGTGCGATCTAATGGACAGTCCCCCAGAGCCAGTTCCACTGCTATGGCAACCAGGGCTTCCAGCTCTGATATCAAGAATGGAGTGGCTGGGAAGACCAGCAAG AAGATAAAAGTAGAGGCGTCTATTGTAAAGGGCGTGAAAAGACAGAGAGAGTCAGGAGCTCCAGATGCTGATGAGCCTGAAAGGAAAAACATGAAACGACCTAAGAATCAG GAGGGTCCTGATTCTCCATCAGAAGGTGAGGGTGAAGGCGAGAGCTCCGACAGCCGCAGCGCCAATGATGATGGCAGcagtgacactaaagacattgATCAGGACAACCGCAGTTCCTCCCCCAGCCTGGCCAGTCCCCTGCAGGCCAACGAAAGCGACTCGGACTCCCCAGCACCACCCCCTGCACCAGGCCCAACCCCAAAATCCCAGCCGCAACAGCCTGCTGAGACCCCAACAACACATGCCCCATCTGAAACACCACCATCTCCTCAGCCCTCTCTGCCTGTGTCCTCATCCGAACCTTTACCTGGAACTTTTACCACCACCTCGAAGGCACCATCCATAGAGGTTTCCCAGGAGGTTCCATCTCCAACCACTTTCAGATGTGGTCCCAGGGGACCTGAACCCCCCACCTCTTATTCAAACTCCTCGTCTCAGTGTCCAGGGCAGGGGCAGTCATTCCCTGTGCCGCCCCATTATCAGCACAATCCAGATCAGCTGCAGAATCCTTCATCTGGGGCAAATCAGCCACCAGGGTTTGCTTCCAGACCATTGCACCTTCAAAAAGAgagccctcttcctcctcttcccccTACAGCAGCATCCCAAATCAAGCCCCCTCCGACCACTCCAATTCCACCTTCTCACAAGCAGCCCCCTCACCTTTCTGCACCTCCACCCCATTTTCTGCAGATTCACCCTAATCTTCCTCCACCTCCTGCTCTAAAACCGCTTGCTTCCCTGCCCTCACAACACTTGCCTTGTTCCCAGCCTCCTCCATTGCATATAATTCCACAAAATCACCCTGCTCAACCTTCCGTTCTGATTCAGTCGCAGAGCcagcaggtcaaaggtcatacTAGTGGTGCCCCTCCAGCTGCAGAAAGTTCTCACCCATTGCTTCCTCAAAATAGTCCTGCAGCTCAGTCCACTGCTTCATTCCCTCTGTATGCTTCTCCGATCCCTGCCCATCAGCCCTCCACATCCTCCTCAGCAAGCACTCCTGTTGGACAGGCTCATATCAAAGAGGAGCCAAttgatgaggaggaggagtgtGACAGCCCGCCTCCCCCTCGCAGAAGTCCCTCTCCAGTACCGACAGTGGTTGACATACCCAGTCACGCAAGTCAGTCAGCAAG ATTCATCAAACACCTCAACCGAGGTTACAACTCCTGCTCTCGCACAGACCTGTACTTTACCCCATTGGCCTCTTCAAAACTGGCCAAAAAACGAGAGGAAGTTGTTGAAAGATCCAGAAGAGAAGCAGAGCTGAGTGctcgacagggacgagagagagaaagagaaagagagcgtgagagggagagagaaagagagcgggagcgagaaagagagagagactctgaTAAAGCCTCT cgtGCTTCAAGCTCATCCCATGATGGCCGAATAAGTGACCACCTGCTTGCTGCCCATGTGCAACCAGGCCGTCCATCATTCGAGCCTCCTCCCCCCACCACCGTGGCTGCAGTTCCACCATATCTCGGCCCTGACACTCCAGCCCTCCGCACACTCAGCGAGTACGCCCGCCCCCACGTCATGTCGCCCAACAACCGCAACCATCCTTTCTTCATGCCACTTGGGCCGGGTGAGCACCTGCTAGCTTATCACATGCCAGGGCTGTACGCAGCAGACCCAGCCCTTCGAGAGCGAGAGCTTCGTGAACTTCGAGAGAGAGAGATCCGAGAAAGAATGAAGCCCGGATTTGAGGTGAAACCACCGGAGTTGGAGAACCCACTTCATCCATCAGCAAATCCCATGGAGCATTTCGCCCGCCATGGAGCCCTGCCTCTCCCTCATGTGGCTGGACCTCACCCCTTCGCTCAGTTCCACCCAGCCATGGAGCGCAGCATAGCGGCACCCCCTCGGCCGGAAATCAGCTACGCTGAGCGTTTGACAGCTGAACGGCTCCATGCTGAAAGGATGGCCTCTGTTGCTGCTGGTGACCCTGTTGCACGGCTACAGATGCTTAATGTTACACCACACCACCACCAGCACTCACATATACACTCCCATCTTCATCTGCACCAACAGGACCCTCTCAATCAAG GCCAAGGGCCTCATCCTCTGGTGGACCCATTGGCTGCTGGGCCCCCTCTGGCACGATTCCCCTACCCACCTGGTGCCATCTCCAACCCCCTACTCAGTGAGTTATCCCATGAGCATGAAATGCTCCGCCACCCTCTGTTTG GAGCACCATTCCCCAGAGAGTTACCAGGACCCCTGGCTCCTATGTCTGCTGCGCATCAGTTGCAGGCAATGCAGGCACAGTCAGCAGAGCTGCAGAGGCTGGCACTGGAGCAGCAGTGGCTACATGGACATGCACACTTACATAGTGCTCCTCTCCCAAGCCAAGAAGACTACTACAG GTACCGACTGTAG
- the LOC113094731 gene encoding arginine-glutamic acid dipeptide repeats protein-like isoform X3, with translation MDDLFSPRRQLNSTQGEIRVGPSHQAKLPELQPPPAHRTESVTGNEELVWAPGVNDCDLLMYLRAARSMAAFAGMCDGGSTEDGCLAASRDDTTLNALNTLHESQYNAAKALQCLVKKPVPKLIEKCWSEDEVKRFIRGLRQYGKNFFKIRKELLPSKKTGELITFYYYWKKTPEAMASRPHRQQRRQPVSRKVKTRNATAAANATSHTSSMELSSASEDDLDSEDSEQSGKGQACSHCLTTNSKDWHHGGRDNVLLCSSCHSHFSKHRRLPPVPKPADPPYLFKPVREEEEGVRHGMKTRRSRVPPHMSSLRSGRNRPTGSPDRSMSPTLEDVRSNGQSPRASSTAMATRASSSDIKNGVAGKTSKKIKVEASIVKGVKRQRESGAPDADEPERKNMKRPKNQEGPDSPSEGEGEGESSDSRSANDDGSSDTKDIDQDNRSSSPSLASPLQANESDSDSPAPPPAPGPTPKSQPQQPAETPTTHAPSETPPSPQPSLPVSSSEPLPGTFTTTSKAPSIEVSQEVPSPTTFRCGPRGPEPPTSYSNSSSQCPGQGQSFPVPPHYQHNPDQLQNPSSGANQPPGFASRPLHLQKESPLPPLPPTAASQIKPPPTTPIPPSHKQPPHLSAPPPHFLQIHPNLPPPPALKPLASLPSQHLPCSQPPPLHIIPQNHPAQPSVLIQSQSQQVKGHTSGAPPAAESSHPLLPQNSPAAQSTASFPLYASPIPAHQPSTSSSASTPVGQAHIKEEPIDEEEECDSPPPPRRSPSPVPTVVDIPSHASQSARFIKHLNRGYNSCSRTDLYFTPLASSKLAKKREEVVERSRREAELSARQGRERERERERERERERERERERERDSDKASRASSSSHDGRISDHLLAAHVQPGRPSFEPPPPTTVAAVPPYLGPDTPALRTLSEYARPHVMSPNNRNHPFFMPLGPGEHLLAYHMPGLYAADPALRERELRELREREIRERMKPGFEVKPPELENPLHPSANPMEHFARHGALPLPHVAGPHPFAQFHPAMERSIAAPPRPEISYAERLTAERLHAERMASVAAGDPVARLQMLNVTPHHHQHSHIHSHLHLHQQDPLNQGQGPHPLVDPLAAGPPLARFPYPPGAISNPLLRAPFPRELPGPLAPMSAAHQLQAMQAQSAELQRLALEQQWLHGHAHLHSAPLPSQEDYYSRLKKEGDKQS, from the exons ATGGACGACCTGTTCAGTCCGCGAAG GCAGCTGAACAGCACACAAGGAGAGATTCGAGTGGGACCAAGTCATCAG GCCAAACTACCTGAATTACAGCCGCCCCCTGCTCATAGAACAGAGTCTGTAACAGGAAATGAGGAGCTGGTGTGGGCACCGGGGGTCAATGACTGTGACCTTCTCATGTACCTACGGGCTGCCAG GAGCATGGCAGCTTTTGCAGGGATGTGTGATGGCGGTTCAACGGAGGATGGTTGTCTTGCAGCTTCCCGGGATGACACCacattaaatgctttaaatacG CTCCATGAAAGCCAGTACAACGCAGCAAAAGCCCTGCAGTGTCTGGTGAAGAAACCAGTTCCAAAACTCATTGAGAAGTGCTGGTCAGAAGATGAAGTG AAACGGTTTATCAGAGGTCTCAGACAGTATGGAAAAAACTTCTTTAAGATCCGTAAGGAGTTACTTCCTAGTAAGAAAACG GGTGAGCTTATCACTTTCTACTACTACTGGAAGAAAACTCCCGAAGCCATGGCGTCACGACCTCATCGGCAGCAGAGAAGGCAGCCGGTGTCTCGCAAAGTGAAAACTCGCAACGCGACAGCTGCAGCCAATGCAACATCTCACACTTCTTCCA TGGAACTTAGTTCTGCAAGTGAAGATGATCTGGACAGTGAGGATAGTGAGCAGAGTGGCAAAGGTCAAGCCTGCAGTCACTGTCTGACCACTA ACTCCAAAGACTGGCATCATGGAGGGAGAGACAACGTCTTGCTGTGCTCTAGTTGCCACTCTCATTTCAGCAAGCATCGGCGCCTGCCACCTGTTCCCAAACCAGCAGATCCACCCTACCTCTTCAAACCTgtcagagaagaggaagagggagtCAGACATGGGATGAAGACCCGACGGAGCCGGGTTCCACCACAT ATGTCATCACTTCGGAGTGGGCGCAACAGACCAACTGGAAGTCCAGACAGGAGCATGTCTCCAACCCTCGAGGATGTGCGATCTAATGGACAGTCCCCCAGAGCCAGTTCCACTGCTATGGCAACCAGGGCTTCCAGCTCTGATATCAAGAATGGAGTGGCTGGGAAGACCAGCAAG AAGATAAAAGTAGAGGCGTCTATTGTAAAGGGCGTGAAAAGACAGAGAGAGTCAGGAGCTCCAGATGCTGATGAGCCTGAAAGGAAAAACATGAAACGACCTAAGAATCAG GAGGGTCCTGATTCTCCATCAGAAGGTGAGGGTGAAGGCGAGAGCTCCGACAGCCGCAGCGCCAATGATGATGGCAGcagtgacactaaagacattgATCAGGACAACCGCAGTTCCTCCCCCAGCCTGGCCAGTCCCCTGCAGGCCAACGAAAGCGACTCGGACTCCCCAGCACCACCCCCTGCACCAGGCCCAACCCCAAAATCCCAGCCGCAACAGCCTGCTGAGACCCCAACAACACATGCCCCATCTGAAACACCACCATCTCCTCAGCCCTCTCTGCCTGTGTCCTCATCCGAACCTTTACCTGGAACTTTTACCACCACCTCGAAGGCACCATCCATAGAGGTTTCCCAGGAGGTTCCATCTCCAACCACTTTCAGATGTGGTCCCAGGGGACCTGAACCCCCCACCTCTTATTCAAACTCCTCGTCTCAGTGTCCAGGGCAGGGGCAGTCATTCCCTGTGCCGCCCCATTATCAGCACAATCCAGATCAGCTGCAGAATCCTTCATCTGGGGCAAATCAGCCACCAGGGTTTGCTTCCAGACCATTGCACCTTCAAAAAGAgagccctcttcctcctcttcccccTACAGCAGCATCCCAAATCAAGCCCCCTCCGACCACTCCAATTCCACCTTCTCACAAGCAGCCCCCTCACCTTTCTGCACCTCCACCCCATTTTCTGCAGATTCACCCTAATCTTCCTCCACCTCCTGCTCTAAAACCGCTTGCTTCCCTGCCCTCACAACACTTGCCTTGTTCCCAGCCTCCTCCATTGCATATAATTCCACAAAATCACCCTGCTCAACCTTCCGTTCTGATTCAGTCGCAGAGCcagcaggtcaaaggtcatacTAGTGGTGCCCCTCCAGCTGCAGAAAGTTCTCACCCATTGCTTCCTCAAAATAGTCCTGCAGCTCAGTCCACTGCTTCATTCCCTCTGTATGCTTCTCCGATCCCTGCCCATCAGCCCTCCACATCCTCCTCAGCAAGCACTCCTGTTGGACAGGCTCATATCAAAGAGGAGCCAAttgatgaggaggaggagtgtGACAGCCCGCCTCCCCCTCGCAGAAGTCCCTCTCCAGTACCGACAGTGGTTGACATACCCAGTCACGCAAGTCAGTCAGCAAG ATTCATCAAACACCTCAACCGAGGTTACAACTCCTGCTCTCGCACAGACCTGTACTTTACCCCATTGGCCTCTTCAAAACTGGCCAAAAAACGAGAGGAAGTTGTTGAAAGATCCAGAAGAGAAGCAGAGCTGAGTGctcgacagggacgagagagagaaagagaaagagagcgtgagagggagagagaaagagagcgggagcgagaaagagagagagactctgaTAAAGCCTCT cgtGCTTCAAGCTCATCCCATGATGGCCGAATAAGTGACCACCTGCTTGCTGCCCATGTGCAACCAGGCCGTCCATCATTCGAGCCTCCTCCCCCCACCACCGTGGCTGCAGTTCCACCATATCTCGGCCCTGACACTCCAGCCCTCCGCACACTCAGCGAGTACGCCCGCCCCCACGTCATGTCGCCCAACAACCGCAACCATCCTTTCTTCATGCCACTTGGGCCGGGTGAGCACCTGCTAGCTTATCACATGCCAGGGCTGTACGCAGCAGACCCAGCCCTTCGAGAGCGAGAGCTTCGTGAACTTCGAGAGAGAGAGATCCGAGAAAGAATGAAGCCCGGATTTGAGGTGAAACCACCGGAGTTGGAGAACCCACTTCATCCATCAGCAAATCCCATGGAGCATTTCGCCCGCCATGGAGCCCTGCCTCTCCCTCATGTGGCTGGACCTCACCCCTTCGCTCAGTTCCACCCAGCCATGGAGCGCAGCATAGCGGCACCCCCTCGGCCGGAAATCAGCTACGCTGAGCGTTTGACAGCTGAACGGCTCCATGCTGAAAGGATGGCCTCTGTTGCTGCTGGTGACCCTGTTGCACGGCTACAGATGCTTAATGTTACACCACACCACCACCAGCACTCACATATACACTCCCATCTTCATCTGCACCAACAGGACCCTCTCAATCAAG GCCAAGGGCCTCATCCTCTGGTGGACCCATTGGCTGCTGGGCCCCCTCTGGCACGATTCCCCTACCCACCTGGTGCCATCTCCAACCCCCTACTCA GAGCACCATTCCCCAGAGAGTTACCAGGACCCCTGGCTCCTATGTCTGCTGCGCATCAGTTGCAGGCAATGCAGGCACAGTCAGCAGAGCTGCAGAGGCTGGCACTGGAGCAGCAGTGGCTACATGGACATGCACACTTACATAGTGCTCCTCTCCCAAGCCAAGAAGACTACTACAG CCGTCTGAAGAAAGAGGGAGACAAGCAGTCCTGA